The following DNA comes from Desulfobaculum xiamenense.
AGGCGTCGAGTGCGGACTGCGCCGCGGCGAGCACGTTCATGACGTCATCCCGATGCGTGTGGAATGCGGGGGACCGGACAACGCATCCGGCCCCTCACAGAGTCTCACACATTCTTGTCCAATTCAATGATGGCGTAAGCGCTGTGATTGTGAATGGATTCCTGGCTCTCCACCTCGACGCGGAACCACGACACCTGCTCCAGCCTGCGCAGTTCGTCGGCGGCGGAACGCACCACGTCCTCCACGAAGGCGGGCTTGGCAAACGCGTCCTCGGTCACGCGGCGCTCGTCCTCGCGCTTGAGCAACGCGTACACGGGCGAGGAACCGGCCTGCTCGGCAATGGCGATGAGATCCTCGATCCACACCATGCCCGTGGAGCGGGTCCGGATGCGGACGATGGCGCGCTGGCTGTGCGCTCCGCCATTGCAGATGGCCAGCGAACAGGGGCACACCGTCATCACCGGCACGTCCACGCCAAGCTCGAAGGTGAGCTTGCCGCTCTCCAACTCGCCAAGCAGGGTGCACTGGTAATCCATGAGCGCGGGCGTTCCGGTCTCCGGAGCGAGCCGCTGGAGAAAATAGGGGAAACGGAAGATGAGGTGCGCGCGCTCGGCCTGCAGGCGCAGGCGCACATCCTCAAGCAGCCGCTTGAAGCTCGAATAATCGAGCTCCTCACTCCAGGCACGCAGCGCCTCGATGAAGCGGCTCATGTGAGTGCCCTTGAACCGGGCTGGCAGATCGACTGAAAGATCCACGCTGGCCACGGTATGCTGCACTTCACCCTTGTTGTCCCGGCTGCGAACCAGCACGGGCAGCCGCAGATTTTTCACACCGACACGGTCGATGGGCATGGCCACTTCGGCCGGGCCGCTCTGAACATCCTTCATCGGTCTTATACCAAATCCTGTCCGGTGGTTGTGAGGCTGAGCTTCCCGTGCTTGACCCCCTTGGTCGAGACGAGTCTCTGCCCCAGATTGCGGATTCTATCCGCCGGTCCCTTGAGGACCAGAACTTCAAGACAATTGTGATGATCCAGATGTACATGCAGCGAGGACAGAATCAAATCGTGGGCCTCGTGCTGCAATTCGGTCAGCCGCTGGGAGAGATTGCTCTGATGATGATCATAGACCATGCTCAGGGTTCCCGCGACTTCGCGGTCCGACTCTTCCCATTCCTTCTTCACCAGCGTATTGCGGA
Coding sequences within:
- the folE2 gene encoding GTP cyclohydrolase FolE2 — encoded protein: MKDVQSGPAEVAMPIDRVGVKNLRLPVLVRSRDNKGEVQHTVASVDLSVDLPARFKGTHMSRFIEALRAWSEELDYSSFKRLLEDVRLRLQAERAHLIFRFPYFLQRLAPETGTPALMDYQCTLLGELESGKLTFELGVDVPVMTVCPCSLAICNGGAHSQRAIVRIRTRSTGMVWIEDLIAIAEQAGSSPVYALLKREDERRVTEDAFAKPAFVEDVVRSAADELRRLEQVSWFRVEVESQESIHNHSAYAIIELDKNV
- the nikR gene encoding nickel-responsive transcriptional regulator NikR codes for the protein MGKTIRFGVSLDSDLLDKFDSHCEENSYQTRSEAIRDLIRNTLVKKEWEESDREVAGTLSMVYDHHQSNLSQRLTELQHEAHDLILSSLHVHLDHHNCLEVLVLKGPADRIRNLGQRLVSTKGVKHGKLSLTTTGQDLV